Proteins from a genomic interval of Lycium ferocissimum isolate CSIRO_LF1 chromosome 2, AGI_CSIRO_Lferr_CH_V1, whole genome shotgun sequence:
- the LOC132047206 gene encoding cinnamoyl-CoA reductase-like SNL6 isoform X2 has translation MGIGCPDESKRIEIEEFRRMLLSNAAVHRTKTSDEFLNPGQLRPAVQNNRELEEKKVCVTSGVSFLGIAIVNQLLLRGYSVRVIVEKQEDLEKLREMEISGEMRQSMNTVVAVMASLNDVESLSQAFNGCRGVFHTAAFVDPAGLSGYSKSMAEVEVMVSKNVTQACAITPSVRNCVLTSSLLACVWQDINSSRTIDHDSWSDESFCINKKLWYALGKLKAERIAWDVAREGGFKLVTICPGLVTGPEFLSRNPTSTIAYLKGAQEMFRNGLLATVDVNRLAVAHVLVFEEMKNTACGRYISFDQVIRREEELEKLARETGIDIRMMRSNSRTNFSNCTKLSNAKLCRLMSTIRRCNSEF, from the exons ATGGGAATTGGGTGCCCTGATGAGAGCAAGAGGATTGAGATCGAGGAATTTCGCCGGATGCTGCTATCTAACGCAGCTGTCCACCGGACAAAGACCAGCGATGAATTCCTCAACCCAGGGCAATTGCGTCCCGCAGTTCAAAACAACCGTGAGCTAGAAGAGAAGAAGGTGTGTGTCACCAGTGGCGTATCCTTCCTCGGTATCGCTATCGTCAATCAACTGTTACTCCGTGGTTACTCTGTtagagtgattgttgaaaaACAAG AGGATCTGGAAAAGCTAAGAGAGATGGAAATTTCTGGAGAAATGAGACAGTCCATGAACACTGTGGTGGCAGTAATGGCTAGTCTAAACGATGTTGAAAGCCTATCGCAAGCATTCAACGGTTGTCGTGGCGTCTTCCACACTGCTGCCTTTGTGGATCCTGCTGGCCTATCTGGTTATTCA AAATCAATGGCTGAAGTAGAAGTGATGGTAAGCAAGAATGTGACTCAGGCATGTGCAATAACACCTTCGGTCAGAAATTGCGTGCTCACATCCTCACTTCTAGCCTGTGTATGGCAAGATATTAACTCTTCAAGAACAATTGATCATGATTCCTGGAGTGATGAGTCTTTCTGCATAAACAAGAag CTATGGTACGCCTTGGGTAAGCTAAAGGCAGAACGAATAGCGTGGGATGTCGCAAGGGAGGGTGGATTCAAACTGGTTACTATATGTCCCGGTCTAGTAACTGGTCCTGAATTCCTCAGCAGAAATCCAACTTCTACCATTGCCTATCTTAAAG GAGCTCAAGAAATGTTTAGAAATGGACTCTTGGCGACAGTAGATGTTAATAGATTAGCAGTAGCACATGTGTTGGTGTTTGAAGAGATGAAAAACACAGCTTGCGGCAGGTATATTAGCTTTGATCAAGTGATTAGGAGAGAAGAGGAACTTGAAAAATTAGCCAGAGAGACAGGAATAGACATTAGAATGATGAGGTCAAACTCCAGAACTAATTTCTCAAACTGTACCAAATTGTCAAATGCAAAGCTTTGCCGCTTAATGTCTACAATACGTAGATGTAATAGCGAGTTCTAG
- the LOC132047203 gene encoding uncharacterized protein LOC132047203: protein MDIPVQQKKLSLDIKGNKTDIVICAYDDHFLVIATQIGSMGTILHARKEEGVSIHPTFSVSVLLGKRDEPMLVACARQIIEHISNAGSSRSLVLSLGLRDHSLPTLKGIVSAVTENCLW, encoded by the exons ATGGATATCCCAGTCCAGCAGAAGAAGCTTTCACTTGATATTAAG GGAAATAAAACAGATATAGTCATATGTGCCTATGATGACCATTTTCTG GTTATAGCTACTCAAATAGGAAGCATGGGTACAATATTACATGCCAG GAAGGAGGAAGGGGTTTCGATCCATCCAACCTTTAGTGTTTCTGTATTACTGGGTAAACGCGATGAG CCCATGCTAGTTGCATGTGCTAGGCAGATTATTGAACACATAAG TAACGCAGGGTCTTCTAGGTCTTTGGTTTTATCTCTAGGTCTACGCGACCACTCTCTG CCTACTTTGAAGGGCATTGTTTCGGCTGTCACTGAGAACTGCCTTTGGTGA
- the LOC132047206 gene encoding cinnamoyl-CoA reductase-like SNL6 isoform X3, whose protein sequence is MGIGCPDESKRIEIEEFRRMLLSNAAVHRTKTSDEFLNPGQLRPAVQNNRELEEKKVCVTSGVSFLGIAIVNQLLLRGYSVRVIVEKQGATSILLQLRVLLMPLVSEDLEKLREMEISGEMRQSMNTVVAVMASLNDVESLSQAFNGCRGVFHTAAFVDPAGLSGYSKSMAEVEVMVSKNVTQACAITPSVRNCVLTSSLLACVWQDINSSRTIDHDSWSDESFCINKKLWYALGKLKAERIAWDVAREGGFKLVTICPGLVTGPEFLSRNPTSTIAYLKVCNFQELKKCLEMDSWRQ, encoded by the exons ATGGGAATTGGGTGCCCTGATGAGAGCAAGAGGATTGAGATCGAGGAATTTCGCCGGATGCTGCTATCTAACGCAGCTGTCCACCGGACAAAGACCAGCGATGAATTCCTCAACCCAGGGCAATTGCGTCCCGCAGTTCAAAACAACCGTGAGCTAGAAGAGAAGAAGGTGTGTGTCACCAGTGGCGTATCCTTCCTCGGTATCGCTATCGTCAATCAACTGTTACTCCGTGGTTACTCTGTtagagtgattgttgaaaaACAAGGTGCCACTTCAATTCTTCTCCAACTTCGTGTCCTCCTTATGCCATTGGTATCGg AGGATCTGGAAAAGCTAAGAGAGATGGAAATTTCTGGAGAAATGAGACAGTCCATGAACACTGTGGTGGCAGTAATGGCTAGTCTAAACGATGTTGAAAGCCTATCGCAAGCATTCAACGGTTGTCGTGGCGTCTTCCACACTGCTGCCTTTGTGGATCCTGCTGGCCTATCTGGTTATTCA AAATCAATGGCTGAAGTAGAAGTGATGGTAAGCAAGAATGTGACTCAGGCATGTGCAATAACACCTTCGGTCAGAAATTGCGTGCTCACATCCTCACTTCTAGCCTGTGTATGGCAAGATATTAACTCTTCAAGAACAATTGATCATGATTCCTGGAGTGATGAGTCTTTCTGCATAAACAAGAag CTATGGTACGCCTTGGGTAAGCTAAAGGCAGAACGAATAGCGTGGGATGTCGCAAGGGAGGGTGGATTCAAACTGGTTACTATATGTCCCGGTCTAGTAACTGGTCCTGAATTCCTCAGCAGAAATCCAACTTCTACCATTGCCTATCTTAAAG TCTGTAATTTTCAGGAGCTCAAGAAATGTTTAGAAATGGACTCTTGGCGACAGTAG
- the LOC132047206 gene encoding cinnamoyl-CoA reductase-like SNL6 isoform X1, whose product MGIGCPDESKRIEIEEFRRMLLSNAAVHRTKTSDEFLNPGQLRPAVQNNRELEEKKVCVTSGVSFLGIAIVNQLLLRGYSVRVIVEKQGATSILLQLRVLLMPLVSEDLEKLREMEISGEMRQSMNTVVAVMASLNDVESLSQAFNGCRGVFHTAAFVDPAGLSGYSKSMAEVEVMVSKNVTQACAITPSVRNCVLTSSLLACVWQDINSSRTIDHDSWSDESFCINKKLWYALGKLKAERIAWDVAREGGFKLVTICPGLVTGPEFLSRNPTSTIAYLKGAQEMFRNGLLATVDVNRLAVAHVLVFEEMKNTACGRYISFDQVIRREEELEKLARETGIDIRMMRSNSRTNFSNCTKLSNAKLCRLMSTIRRCNSEF is encoded by the exons ATGGGAATTGGGTGCCCTGATGAGAGCAAGAGGATTGAGATCGAGGAATTTCGCCGGATGCTGCTATCTAACGCAGCTGTCCACCGGACAAAGACCAGCGATGAATTCCTCAACCCAGGGCAATTGCGTCCCGCAGTTCAAAACAACCGTGAGCTAGAAGAGAAGAAGGTGTGTGTCACCAGTGGCGTATCCTTCCTCGGTATCGCTATCGTCAATCAACTGTTACTCCGTGGTTACTCTGTtagagtgattgttgaaaaACAAGGTGCCACTTCAATTCTTCTCCAACTTCGTGTCCTCCTTATGCCATTGGTATCGg AGGATCTGGAAAAGCTAAGAGAGATGGAAATTTCTGGAGAAATGAGACAGTCCATGAACACTGTGGTGGCAGTAATGGCTAGTCTAAACGATGTTGAAAGCCTATCGCAAGCATTCAACGGTTGTCGTGGCGTCTTCCACACTGCTGCCTTTGTGGATCCTGCTGGCCTATCTGGTTATTCA AAATCAATGGCTGAAGTAGAAGTGATGGTAAGCAAGAATGTGACTCAGGCATGTGCAATAACACCTTCGGTCAGAAATTGCGTGCTCACATCCTCACTTCTAGCCTGTGTATGGCAAGATATTAACTCTTCAAGAACAATTGATCATGATTCCTGGAGTGATGAGTCTTTCTGCATAAACAAGAag CTATGGTACGCCTTGGGTAAGCTAAAGGCAGAACGAATAGCGTGGGATGTCGCAAGGGAGGGTGGATTCAAACTGGTTACTATATGTCCCGGTCTAGTAACTGGTCCTGAATTCCTCAGCAGAAATCCAACTTCTACCATTGCCTATCTTAAAG GAGCTCAAGAAATGTTTAGAAATGGACTCTTGGCGACAGTAGATGTTAATAGATTAGCAGTAGCACATGTGTTGGTGTTTGAAGAGATGAAAAACACAGCTTGCGGCAGGTATATTAGCTTTGATCAAGTGATTAGGAGAGAAGAGGAACTTGAAAAATTAGCCAGAGAGACAGGAATAGACATTAGAATGATGAGGTCAAACTCCAGAACTAATTTCTCAAACTGTACCAAATTGTCAAATGCAAAGCTTTGCCGCTTAATGTCTACAATACGTAGATGTAATAGCGAGTTCTAG
- the LOC132047202 gene encoding serine/threonine-protein kinase BLUS1, whose amino-acid sequence MEQLSEKKFPVNAKDYKLYEEVGDGVSATVYRALCIPLNEVVAIKVLDLEKCNNDLDGIRREVQTMILIDHPNVLRAHCSFTAGHSLWVVMPFMAGGSCLHIMKSSYPDGFEEPVIATLLREVLKALVYLHYHGHIHRDVKAGNILIDSNGAIKLADFGVAACMFDTGDRQRSRNTFVGTPCWMAPEVMQQLHGYDFKADIWSFGITALELAHGHAPFSKYPPMKVLLMTLQNAPPGLDYERDKRFSKSFKEMVAACLVKDPKKRPSSEKLLKHPFFKQARGNDYLARTILDGLPPLGDRFRMLKAKEADYLLQNKAMYEDKDHLSQQEYIRGISAWNFNLEDLKNQAALLPDYDDIPDAEDSSTRGKLREGNGDVGSVAERPNQSSVITHEDELNEDHDLDGSLAAFPIKPLQALKGCFDMCEDDITASSPSWEDAMRSESNQQNHMVSLTKVEDQDSGKDDGENLRQSSSLPRSVIPENKKFFSGSLLQDNALSPKKVVTNGEREYQHPKYQSERNYSGPLQYRHKKDLGEDSSEGAVVQRKGRFQVTSADLSPKEPTSSFFNPVHGGSTSPSNLSLTTASLLPSLQCILQQNTLQREEILKLIKFAERGSVNPTDMAEAGTSDLPQTPAASAREKELQSVVIQLQQSIGSLVEELQRQKMKNVQLEKKLNR is encoded by the exons ATGGAACAGCTATCAGAGAAAAAGTTCCCTGTCAATGCAAAAGATTATAAATTATATGAGGAAGTTGGAGACGGCGTCAGTGCAACTGTGTATCGGGCTCTGTGCATTCCTCTTAATGAGGTTGTTGCAATCAAGGTTCTAGATTTGGAAAAGTGCAACAATGACCTG GATGGAATCCGGAGAGAGGTGCAGACCATGATCTTGATTGATCATCCAAATGTATTGCGTGCACACTGCTCATTCACTGCAGGTCACAGCCTTTGGGTTGTCATGCCATTCATGGCTGGAGGATCTTGCCTTCATATCATGAAATCTTCTTATCCTGATGGTTTTGAAGAGCCTGTAATTGCTACATTATTGCGCGAGGTCCTCAAAGCCCTTGTATATCTTCATTATCATGGACACATCCATAGAGATGTAAAG GCTGGGAACATTTTGATTGATTCAAATGGTGCTATTAAATTGGCAGATTTTGGAGTTGCTGCTTGCATGTTTGATACTGGTGATAGGCAGCGTTCAAGAAATACTTTTGTTGGAACTCCATGCTG gatggCTCCCGAAGTGATGCAGCAACTGCACGGATATGATTTTAA AGCTGATATATGGTCGTTTGGAATAACAGCCCTTGAGCTTGCTCATGGTCACGCCCCATTCTCCAAGTACCCACCCATGAAG GTTCTGCTGATGACCCTACAGAATGCACCTCCAGGCCTGGACTATGAACGGGACAAGAGATTCTCTAAG TCTTTTAAGGAAATGGTTGCTGCTTGCTTGGTAAAAGATCCAAAGAAGCGTCCGTCTTCTGAAAAGCTTTTGAAGCACCCTTTCTTTAAACAAGCACGAGGAAATGATTATTTGGCACGTACGATCCTTGATGGCCTCCCACCTCTAGGTGATCGTTTTAGGATGCTTAAG GCTAAAGAAGCAGATTATCTTTTACAGAACAAGGCAATGTATGAGGACAAGGACCATTTATCACAG CAAGAGTACATTCGTGGTATCAGTGCTTGGAATTTCAACCTCGAGGATCTGAAGAACCAAGCTGCCCTT CTTCCGGATTATGACGACATTCCAGATGCTGAAGATTCAAGTACTAGGGGGAAGCTGCGGGAGGGGAATGGTGATGTTGGTTCTGTAGCAGAAAGGCCTAATCAGTCGAGTGTTATAACTCATGAG GATGAGCTAAATGAAGATCATGATTTGGACGGTTCACTTGCTGCATTTCCTATTAAGCCTCTTCAAGCACTCAA GGGATGTTTTGATATGTGTGAAGATGACATAACTGCTAGTAGTCCTAGTTGGGAAGATGCTATGCGATCAGAGTCTAATCAGCAGAATCATATGGTGTCACTAACAAAAGTTGAGGACCAAGACAGTGGAAAAGATGATGGTGAGAATCTGCGACAGAGTAGCTCCTTGCCGCGTTCTGTTATTCCAGAGAATAAAAAGTTTTTTAGTGGTTCACTGCTCCAAGATAACGCTCTTTCACCCAAAAAAGTTGTTACTAATGGCGAGAG GGAATATCAACATCCAAAGTACCAGTCTGAACGAAACTATAGCGGTCCATTGCAGTATCGACATAAAAAAGATTTAG GAGAAGATTCATCAGAAGGAGCTGTTGTCCAACGCAAGGGACGTTTTCAAGTCACATCAGCAGATCTGAGTCCCAAG GAACCTACAAGCTCTTTCTTTAACCCAGTCCATGGAGGTTCTACTAGTCCAAGCAATCTAAGCCTAACAACTGCTTCACTACTTCCATCATTGCAATGTATTCTACAGCAGAATACTTTGCAAAGG GAGGAAATACTGAAACTGATCAAGTTTGCGGAGCGAGGATCTG TCAACCCTACAGACATGGCTGAAGCTGGGACTAGTGATCTTCCGCAG ACTCCTGCTGCTTCTGCTAGGGAGAAAGAACTGCAATCAGTGGTCATTCAATTGCAACAAAG CATTGGAAGTCTTGTGGAGGAGTTGCAGagacaaaagatgaaaaatgttcAG TTGGAAAAGAAATTGAATCGCTGA